GGGCACCACCCGCCGGGATGGCGGTCGCCCCGAACGCTCGTAAGCCACTGAGTAAGCCGAACTCTGTCTTGGGATGCCGCCGACCTGATCGTCAAGATCGGACCGGGCATTCGCACGCTGGTCGATGCCGCAACCGTCCAATAGGATAAAGTTGCGCGACGGAAAGAGTCAGTCTGCGATTGTCCTCATTGCCTCGAACCGATCGAGATTCTACTAGGCGGGCACGGAGACCCGATGCGCGACGAATGGCAAGGCAAGAATTTCTGGACGCGCGTTCTCCGCAAGATTTCGCGGCGGCGGGGCCGCGAGGATGCGGAGGATGCGCTTCAATCGGCGTATGAGCGCCTGCTGAGCCAGCCGCCCGCGCAGAAGGTCGAGAATGTCGAAGCGTTCCTCGTCCACGTCGCGGGCAATATCGCGATCGACGCGCACCGGCGCAAAAACTTTCAGTCCGACCGGCCTTTCGAAGAGATTTTCGACAATATCCCCGATTCGGCGCCGTTGCAGGATGAGGTAATCGAGGCGCGCGTTCGTCTCCGTCATGTGGAGCAGGGGCTTCAGCAACTGACTCCACGCACGCGAGAGGTTTTTCTGATGCACCGCCTGGACGGCTTTAAATATCGCGAGATCGCCGAACGGCTGGAGATCAGCCAGAGCGCGGTCGAGAAGCATATCGCCAAGGCCGTGCTGTTCCTGGCCGAGTGGACGCGCGACCGATGAGCGCCGACGCTTTTTCTCCGTCGGATGCCGATACCGAGGCGGCGGTATGGCTGGCGCGGCTCCATGCCGACACGCGCGACCCCGCCGACGATCAGGCGTTCCGACGCTGGATCGAGGCAAGTTCCGCCAATGCGGAGGCATTCCGGCACGCCACCGCGATCTGGGATGCGGTGGGCGGGGTGTCGCCCGCGCGCTTTCGGACCGGCGATGCGCAGGATCGCCGGCTCAGCCGCCGCGCCGTGCTTGCCGGTGGGGGAGCGCTGGCGTTTGCGGGAATAGGGCTAGGGGGCTGGCAGCAGGCGCAGGCGGGGGTTTACCAGACCGATCTGGGCGAACAGAAGCATGTCGCGCTCGAGGACGGATCGCTCGTCTTCCTCGACACCGATACGAAGCTGAAGCTGAATTTCAACAGCAAGCGGCGCGAGGTGACGCTCCACCGCGGCCGCGCCAATTTCCGCGTTGCGCACGATCCGGTGCGCCCCTTCATCGTCGATGCGGGCGGCCAGCGCGTGATCGCGCCGCGCGCCGTGTTCGACGTGCGGCGCGATGCGGAGCGGGTGT
This window of the Sphingopyxis sp. CCNWLW2 genome carries:
- a CDS encoding RNA polymerase sigma factor, giving the protein MRDEWQGKNFWTRVLRKISRRRGREDAEDALQSAYERLLSQPPAQKVENVEAFLVHVAGNIAIDAHRRKNFQSDRPFEEIFDNIPDSAPLQDEVIEARVRLRHVEQGLQQLTPRTREVFLMHRLDGFKYREIAERLEISQSAVEKHIAKAVLFLAEWTRDR
- a CDS encoding FecR family protein gives rise to the protein MSADAFSPSDADTEAAVWLARLHADTRDPADDQAFRRWIEASSANAEAFRHATAIWDAVGGVSPARFRTGDAQDRRLSRRAVLAGGGALAFAGIGLGGWQQAQAGVYQTDLGEQKHVALEDGSLVFLDTDTKLKLNFNSKRREVTLHRGRANFRVAHDPVRPFIVDAGGQRVIAPRAVFDVRRDAERVSVVVIDGSAAVQSGSGSMTPAGGQLRAGERLVIGPSQPGQIDMPDMAQQLAWQNGQMVADNQSLGAMVAEMNRYSRAKLVIADPRAASLRVSGVYRVGDNAAFARSVSQLLPVGVRANDGDLEIFSLPAQSVAPNSI